In a genomic window of Xenopus laevis strain J_2021 chromosome 5S, Xenopus_laevis_v10.1, whole genome shotgun sequence:
- the acbd3.S gene encoding Golgi resident protein GCP60 isoform X1, giving the protein MAVVSGAERLEVSIDGLTLSPDSEELSRPGVGDVSLAEQEDDLSQELRAQTEAAALSMEQRWGFSLEEIYGLALRFFKEKEGKAFNPTYEEKLRLVALHKQVLLGPYNPDTCPEIGFFDVLGNDRRKEWAALGNMDRQEAMTEFVSLLNRCCQLFSTYVTSHKIEREEQERRRREEEEHRRKMEEERERLQREEERRRKEEEERLRREEEERLRAEDERFRMEQQKQQIMAALNSQTAVQFQQYAAQQYPGNFEQQQILIRQLQEQHYQQYMQQLYQVQLAQQQAAIQKQQEAAVAGSCSPLNSPSKMLSVSSTASGDTPSVNGQSHCHIDSNDTELESDPLEGLLENGPKESSPVVAAPSMWTRPQIKDFKEKIRQDADSVITVGRGEVVTVRVPTHEEGSYLFWEFATDNYDIGFGVYFEWTDSTNTAVSVHVSESSEDEEEDEGYTVGRRSLPRRAYSLSVWEPNIQEQIGEEKVHKKRQTAKKRPKRKATSLSWMRLCPCTEGIVTKKFTQGATSTRAEGFICSNSTIPTPCGGPSLCTTECTILDKGWLLCCGSGPF; this is encoded by the exons ATGGCGGTGGTGAGCGGCGCAGAGCGGCTAGAGGTGTCCATAGACGGCTTGACCCTGAGTCCCGACTCGGAAGAACTGAGCCGTCCCGGGGTTGGGGATGTCAGTCTCGCGGAGCAAGAGGACGACTTGAGCCAGGAGCTGCGGGCACAGACAGAGGCGGCGGCCCTAAGTATGGAGCAGCGCTGGGGCTTTAGCCTGGAGGAAATTTATGGCCTCGCCCTCAGGTTCTTTAAAG AGAAGGAAGGGAAGGCTTTTAACCCCACATATGAAGAGAAGCTGAGGCTGGTGGCGCTGCACAAACAGGTCCTCCTGGGTCCGTATAACCCGGACACTTGTCCCGAAATTGGATTCTTTGACGTACTGGGAAATGACCGAAG GAAAGAATGGGCTGCTCTGGGCAACATGGACAGACAGGAGGCCATGACAGAATTTGTGTCGCTGCTCAATAGATGCTGtcaacttttctccacctacgTCACATCCCACAAGATCGAGCGGGAGGAGCAGGAGAGGAGGAG gagggaggaggaggagcaccGGAGGAAAATGGAAGAGGAGCGAGAGCGCTTGCAGAGAGAGGAGGAAAGGCGAAGGAAAGAAGAGGAGGAAAGACTGAGGCGCGAGGAAGAGGAAAGGTTACGGGCTGAAGATGAACGATTCCGTATGGAGCAGCAGAA GCAGCAGATTATGGCAGCGCTGAACTCACAGACAGCAGTGCAGTTCCAACAGTATGCGGCCCAGCAGTACCCTGGCAACTTTGAGCAGCAACAGATCCTTATCCGTCAGCTCCAGGAGCAGCATTACCAGCAGTACATGCAACAACTCTATCAAGTGCAACTTGCTCAGCAGCAG GCTGCAATACAGAAGCAACAGGAGGCAGCAGTAGCCGGATCATGCTCTCCATTGAACTCCCCCTCGAAGATGCTCTCTGTAAGCTCAACAGCCTCTGGCGATACCCCTTCAGTTAATGGCCAGAGTCACTGTCACATAGACAGCAATGACACAGAACTGGAGTCTGACCCCTTAGAAGGTCTTCTGGAGAATGGGCCAAAAG AGTCCTCGCCAGTAGTAGCCGCACCCTCCATGTGGACACGCCCTCAGATCAAGGACTTCAAAGAGAAAATCCGTCAGGACGCCGACTCGGTGATAACAGTGGGGCGCGGGGAGGTGGTGACAGTCAGAGTCCCCACCCACGAGGAAGGTTCCTATCTCTTCTGGGAGTTTGCTACAGATAATTATGACATTGGTTTCGGGGTTTATTTTGAATGGACAGACTCTACGAATACGGCAGTCAGTGTGCACGTCAGTGAGTCCAGCGAGGATGAGGAGGAAGATGAAG GATACACAGTGGGAAGgcggtccctgccccgtagagcttacagtctaagtgtaTGGGAGCCCAACATACAGGAACAAATTGGAGaagaaaaagtgcacaag AAAAGACAAACGGCGAAGAAAAGGCCAAAAAGGAAGGCAACAAGCCTCAGCTGGATGAGATTGTGCCCGTGTACAGAAGGGATTGTCACGAAGAAGTTTACGCAGGGAGCCACCAGTACCCGGGCAGAGGGGTTTATCTGCTCAAATTCGACAATTCCTACTCCTTGTGGAGGGCCAAGTCTGTGTACTACAGAGTGTACTATACTAGATAAGGGGTGGCTGCTGTGCTGTGGATCTGGACCTTTTTAA
- the acbd3.S gene encoding Golgi resident protein GCP60 isoform X2: MAVVSGAERLEVSIDGLTLSPDSEELSRPGVGDVSLAEQEDDLSQELRAQTEAAALSMEQRWGFSLEEIYGLALRFFKEKEGKAFNPTYEEKLRLVALHKQVLLGPYNPDTCPEIGFFDVLGNDRRKEWAALGNMDRQEAMTEFVSLLNRCCQLFSTYVTSHKIEREEQERRRREEEEHRRKMEEERERLQREEERRRKEEEERLRREEEERLRAEDERFRMEQQKQQIMAALNSQTAVQFQQYAAQQYPGNFEQQQILIRQLQEQHYQQYMQQLYQVQLAQQQAAIQKQQEAAVAGSCSPLNSPSKMLSVSSTASGDTPSVNGQSHCHIDSNDTELESDPLEGLLENGPKESSPVVAAPSMWTRPQIKDFKEKIRQDADSVITVGRGEVVTVRVPTHEEGSYLFWEFATDNYDIGFGVYFEWTDSTNTAVSVHVSESSEDEEEDEEKTNGEEKAKKEGNKPQLDEIVPVYRRDCHEEVYAGSHQYPGRGVYLLKFDNSYSLWRAKSVYYRVYYTR, translated from the exons ATGGCGGTGGTGAGCGGCGCAGAGCGGCTAGAGGTGTCCATAGACGGCTTGACCCTGAGTCCCGACTCGGAAGAACTGAGCCGTCCCGGGGTTGGGGATGTCAGTCTCGCGGAGCAAGAGGACGACTTGAGCCAGGAGCTGCGGGCACAGACAGAGGCGGCGGCCCTAAGTATGGAGCAGCGCTGGGGCTTTAGCCTGGAGGAAATTTATGGCCTCGCCCTCAGGTTCTTTAAAG AGAAGGAAGGGAAGGCTTTTAACCCCACATATGAAGAGAAGCTGAGGCTGGTGGCGCTGCACAAACAGGTCCTCCTGGGTCCGTATAACCCGGACACTTGTCCCGAAATTGGATTCTTTGACGTACTGGGAAATGACCGAAG GAAAGAATGGGCTGCTCTGGGCAACATGGACAGACAGGAGGCCATGACAGAATTTGTGTCGCTGCTCAATAGATGCTGtcaacttttctccacctacgTCACATCCCACAAGATCGAGCGGGAGGAGCAGGAGAGGAGGAG gagggaggaggaggagcaccGGAGGAAAATGGAAGAGGAGCGAGAGCGCTTGCAGAGAGAGGAGGAAAGGCGAAGGAAAGAAGAGGAGGAAAGACTGAGGCGCGAGGAAGAGGAAAGGTTACGGGCTGAAGATGAACGATTCCGTATGGAGCAGCAGAA GCAGCAGATTATGGCAGCGCTGAACTCACAGACAGCAGTGCAGTTCCAACAGTATGCGGCCCAGCAGTACCCTGGCAACTTTGAGCAGCAACAGATCCTTATCCGTCAGCTCCAGGAGCAGCATTACCAGCAGTACATGCAACAACTCTATCAAGTGCAACTTGCTCAGCAGCAG GCTGCAATACAGAAGCAACAGGAGGCAGCAGTAGCCGGATCATGCTCTCCATTGAACTCCCCCTCGAAGATGCTCTCTGTAAGCTCAACAGCCTCTGGCGATACCCCTTCAGTTAATGGCCAGAGTCACTGTCACATAGACAGCAATGACACAGAACTGGAGTCTGACCCCTTAGAAGGTCTTCTGGAGAATGGGCCAAAAG AGTCCTCGCCAGTAGTAGCCGCACCCTCCATGTGGACACGCCCTCAGATCAAGGACTTCAAAGAGAAAATCCGTCAGGACGCCGACTCGGTGATAACAGTGGGGCGCGGGGAGGTGGTGACAGTCAGAGTCCCCACCCACGAGGAAGGTTCCTATCTCTTCTGGGAGTTTGCTACAGATAATTATGACATTGGTTTCGGGGTTTATTTTGAATGGACAGACTCTACGAATACGGCAGTCAGTGTGCACGTCAGTGAGTCCAGCGAGGATGAGGAGGAAGATGAAG AAAAGACAAACGGCGAAGAAAAGGCCAAAAAGGAAGGCAACAAGCCTCAGCTGGATGAGATTGTGCCCGTGTACAGAAGGGATTGTCACGAAGAAGTTTACGCAGGGAGCCACCAGTACCCGGGCAGAGGGGTTTATCTGCTCAAATTCGACAATTCCTACTCCTTGTGGAGGGCCAAGTCTGTGTACTACAGAGTGTACTATACTAGATAA